The Rhodopirellula halodulae genome includes the window ACGCCAAATTCTTCCGCGACGTCTGCCGGATCGTGGTCTTCCATGGTCGTCCGCCAAAACATTTGCCACGTCTTCGGATCGGTGGATTGCCGCAGGACATGAAGCATTCGGTCTTGAATTGACTTCTCATCGTCAGCAAGTTTGCTGGGAGGATCCGGTTGCTCCAGCTCAGCCAGTCGCATTGCCTCACCGTTCAGCAATTGTGGACCGCGTTGGTTGGCTCGTTGTCGGTCGCGAAGTTTGTTTCGGGCAATGGTCCACAACCAACCGCGAAACGTGGCGCCATTGCGATCCAGTTCGAATCGCGGCAGTGCCTTGGCGACCGATAGGAACGTTTCTTGCATCACGTCGGCAGCATCGGCCGACTGGACGTCACAGTGTCGGATCCATCGGTAGACAATCGGGCCGTAGACCTGGACCAACATTTGCCAGCCCTCGTCGTCACCGTACCGGGCCCGTTCCAGCAAGGATGGATGAGTTGATGGTTCCTCGATGGTGCCGGGGTTCATGAGGTGGCCTGGTGCATGGGACGAACAAGTTTGCGAGAGCCGAACCGACTTCCCGCAAGCATTCCTCTCAAGATAGCAGCCTGGTCACTCGGCAAGTGGTGGAGGCCTTTTCATCCTCCGCAACCACCACACCCTCCGCACCCGCCTCCGCAGCCCGCATCGCCCCCACCTCCGCTGAAGTCGAAACTGCTGCCTCCGTCTCCGCTGCTCCAATCAATCCATCCCGTTGAGCTGGACGCTTTTTGGGTAGCCTGGATTTCTTCCCCGTACAACATCTCGTTGGTGAAAAGTTCGGAGGGATCGGTAAGCACGTAGGCGGCGACCGCGGGACCCCAGCACGCCAGGCAGGGCAACTCATCCACATCGCCTCCGTCGGTTTGTTGGTACGATTTCGGCCCTATTTCGGGATAGCTCCGCTGCGATCGTTCTTGGACTGATTTGCCGAGGGATGTCAAACGCTCACGACCCGCCATGTGAAACGCAACCGCCAACCCAACCGTTGCGATGACCATTTCCAAAACGAGAAACCCAATTGGGCGTTCGTTTGGGATTCCCTGCAGGCACCGGAGTCCACCGACGGCCAACAAAATTCCAGCAACGCCGAAACCGCCCATTCGGAAGCGTTTGCGTTGTTCGGAGGATCTCAGCAATCCCGATTCTCGCATTTGCGATTCAGCATTGGTCGCGGTGGAATGGATCGCCACCAGCAATCGCTGGAAGGATTGTGCAGTGTTGCTGGAGGCCAGGTAGTCAGTGGTCACCTTCATCGCGCTGACAGCAACGGGATCGTCGTCGTGCTGGGCCTGCAATGCACCACGATCAAGGATGGTGAATCCATGTTGATCGCACTGGACGATGCCTCGCTTTTGCAACGCTACCAGAGTTGTTTGAAGCAATCGTTTCTTGCCTCCCGCCAGAATCGACAGTTGCCCCCAGCCAACTTTGGGAAGAGCGGACGGATTGGATGACCAACCGTTGCTGATGTGAAACCAAACCAACAAGTAGACAAAGCCAAACGCAATCGCGGCACCATACAACGCCAAGAAAGTTGGACCGTCTAAGTTAAACGGAAACAGCGCCGCGAAAGGCGTAGCTGCCAATCCCGCGATCGTGAGGTGCGATCCTTGCAATGACTTGCCGGTTAAGTTTGGCTTGGGAATCAGCCAGAACTTGCGTCGATCAATGCGAAGCGATGCGATCGATTGAGCGAAGCGTTCTTCGGTCGGCGGCCAAATCTCCACCGGGGCTTTGCCGAATGCCCGCTCATAAGATGCAAGCGTTTGTTCGTATTGGTCTTGGTAACGAACTCGTTCTTGGGAGCCACCTTTGGTCGGGCCGTGGTGAAGCGGTGATGGCAAGACTTCTTGGCACAAGTCCACCCAGTAGTTCTCGGTGTAGACCAAGTGTTGATGCCAAACTTGATCGACCGCATCCGACGGAGTCACACTGTGTCCCGCGGTGGCGGCCAGATATAAAAACCTTCGGTACTCGTCGATGCAGTGACGG containing:
- a CDS encoding TIGR04222 domain-containing membrane protein → MMKTTHENVTNDALCKKILHFPIGGESADWTANPPTRGLSFSQRLARENDWSIQHARHCIDEYRRFLYLAATAGHSVTPSDAVDQVWHQHLVYTENYWVDLCQEVLPSPLHHGPTKGGSQERVRYQDQYEQTLASYERAFGKAPVEIWPPTEERFAQSIASLRIDRRKFWLIPKPNLTGKSLQGSHLTIAGLAATPFAALFPFNLDGPTFLALYGAAIAFGFVYLLVWFHISNGWSSNPSALPKVGWGQLSILAGGKKRLLQTTLVALQKRGIVQCDQHGFTILDRGALQAQHDDDPVAVSAMKVTTDYLASSNTAQSFQRLLVAIHSTATNAESQMRESGLLRSSEQRKRFRMGGFGVAGILLAVGGLRCLQGIPNERPIGFLVLEMVIATVGLAVAFHMAGRERLTSLGKSVQERSQRSYPEIGPKSYQQTDGGDVDELPCLACWGPAVAAYVLTDPSELFTNEMLYGEEIQATQKASSSTGWIDWSSGDGGSSFDFSGGGGDAGCGGGCGGCGGCGG
- a CDS encoding RNA polymerase sigma factor codes for the protein MNPGTIEEPSTHPSLLERARYGDDEGWQMLVQVYGPIVYRWIRHCDVQSADAADVMQETFLSVAKALPRFELDRNGATFRGWLWTIARNKLRDRQRANQRGPQLLNGEAMRLAELEQPDPPSKLADDEKSIQDRMLHVLRQSTDPKTWQMFWRTTMEDHDPADVAEEFGVSRWTVYKARARVLQKLRKEIDNFSS